Within the Streptomyces sp. NBC_00554 genome, the region CGGTGAGCCAGACGCCGCACCTAACTCCACAACGCGCTCGTCTCCCTTGCCGGCAGCCCACCTGCCGGGGACGGCCAAAGAGCCCACCTCGGGGTGGTGGCGTGCGCAGTGCGCACGCCACCACCCCGTCTGCCTGTGCGCTCCTGGCCGCTAGCGGGTGACCATCAGCTTGCGGACGCCGTAGTTCGTACCGGTGAAGTCCATTGGTACCTCTTCCAGCGGGGTGGCGAGCCGCAGGTTCGGGAAGCGCTCGAAGAGCTTGGGCAGGACGGTCCTGAGCTCGGCGCGCGCGACGTTCTGCCCCAGGCAGGCGTGGACGCCGTAGCCGAAGCCCATGTGACGGACCATCTTGCGGTCGACGTCGAGGGTGTCGGGGTTCTCGAAGGCGCGGGGGTCACGGTTGGCGGCGTTCATCGCCACGACCACCAGCTCGCCCTTCTTGATCTGCGCGCCGCCGATCTCCAGGTCCTCCAGCGCCGTCCGGCCGAGACCGAACTGCACGATGGTCAGGTACCGCATCAGCTCCTCGATCGCGGGCCCCACCTTCGCGGGGTTGTCCAGCATCTGCTGCCGCTGCTCCGGGTGCGTGAGCAGGGTCAGCGTGGACAGTCCCATCATGGCGGCGGTGGTGTCGTGGCCGGCGAAGAGCAGCAGGACGCCGAGACCGATCAGCTGCCGCTCGGACAGGATCGAGTCCTCGCCGTCGGCCTTGTTGATCAGCTCGGCGAGGATGCCGACGGTGTCGCCGGACTCGCGTTTGTCCGCCACCAGGTGGGTGATGTAGCTGACCAGCCAGTGCGCGCCCTTGTCGCGCTCCTCCTTGGTCTTGGCCATGTCCATCATGTCCACCGTGGCCTCGTGGAAGCCGTCGCGGTCCTCGTACGGGACGCCGAGCAGCTCACAGATCATCAGGCAGGGGATCGGCAGCGACATCGCCTCGACGAAGTCGAAGGTCTCGGGCCCGGCGGCGATGGCGTCTAGGTGCTCGTCGACGATCTTGTCGAGATACGGCTGGAGCTTGTTCTGAACGGCCTTGGGGGTGAACCGGGCCGTCAACAGGCGACGGTAGGCGCCGTGATCGGGCTCGTCCATGAAGACGAACCCCACGTCGAAGGGCATGTTCTCGTGGTCCTCGGGCTCCTCGCCCTCGGGGGTGTCGTGACGGTCGCGCTTCGCGCTCATCCGCGGGTCGTTGAAGACCTGGCTGCCCTCGTCGAAGCGGGTGACCAGCCAGCCGCTCGTACCGTTGGGGAAGCGCACCCGGAGGATCGGCTGGTCCTCGCGCAGCTGGGTGAACTCCGCGGGCGGGTCCAGCGGACGGCTCGGGTCGCGGGTGACGGGCTGCTGCACAACGGTGTCGGTCATCGGGACTCCTTGGCGGTGCTCTGTGCGGCGGTGCTCTGTGCGGCGATGGCGGCGGAGATGCCGCGGTGGGCGGAAGTGGCGTTGCCCCAGCCGACGTAGAAGGCGAGGTGCAGGACCACTTCGTTGAGTTGGTCCGTCGTCAGTTCCTGGTTGACGAGGGCGCCTTCGACCTGGATCTGCATGAGGTCGGCGCGGCCGAGGGCGGCGGTGGCGCCGATCACCAGCAGCCGGCGGTCGCGGACGGACAGGTCCGGACGGTTCCAGATGTCGCCGAACAGGTGCTTGACGGTTTCGCTGGTGTACGGGTCCAGCTGCTCCGGCATGTTCGTGCTGAACCCCGGGCCGTAGACCTTGTCCATCATCGCCAGGCCGCGCTGAAGCGGGTCTTCGTCGGCGGCCGACGGGGCCGGCTCCGCGTCCAGTCCGAGGGTGCGCTCGGCCTGCGCGCGGGTGACGTCGACGAGGGGGGTGTCGACGCCGAGCGTGGCGGCCAGGTCGCGGGCGGCGTCCAGGTCCTTGGTCATGAGCGGCTCGATCTGCCGGGCGATCGGCTCGGGCAGGGTGCCGTCGGCGCCGCGCATGCGCAGCAGTTGGAGCAGGGTCCGCCCCTCGGGGTCGGCGTTGTCGATCACCTCGGCCAGTCGCGCCGGTTCGACGTCCGCGGCGGCGGCCAGCGCGGCGGCCTCGGTGACGGTGCGCCAGGTTCCGTAGGTGACGACGTTGCGGGCGATCTTGGTGGCCATCCCGGCGCCCAGCGGGCCGCAGTGCACGACCTTCTTGGCCCAGTCGTCCAGCACGGGCCGGGCGTGGTCGACGACGGACTGATCGCCGCCGATGATGGCGACCATGCCGTGCTCGGCGGCCTTGTCGCCGGGGGTGACGCCGCAGTCGAGGAAGCCGACCTCCTCCTTGGCGCACAGCTCGGCCAGTTCGTGGACGACGGGCAGCGCGACGGTGGACTGCAGCACGATCGTCAGGCCCGGGTGGGCGCCGGACAGCAGGCCGCCGTCTCCGGCGATCACCGTGCGGGCCTGGGCGGCGTTGACCACCGCGACCATCACCACGTCGGAGGCCTGGGCGACGTCGGCGGGTGAGGCGAGCGGGGCAGGTACGCCGTCCAGCTTGTCGGAGGCGTCCGGCCTGATGTCGTAGACCGCCGGGACACGCCCGCTGCGGGCGAGGCTGACGGCGACTCCCCCGCCGATCATGCCGAGGCCGACGACTCCGGCCTTGAGCGCTTGGGTGTTCGTCATCACGCGGTCCTTCCGATGAGTGCGGTGTCGGGGGCCTGGTCCCACTCGGCGGCTTCGGCGACCAGTGCGCGGTAAGTGCGGGTCGCGCGGGGCATGTTGACGCCGACCACGCCGCACACCTGGCCGTCCTTGCCGTAGAGCGCGACGAGCTTGCGGTCCTCGACGGTGCCCTCGACGATCCGCACCTCGTCCGCGCCGCGGGTACGGCCGTAGATCTGGATCTTCAGGTCGTACTGGTCGGACCAGACGTACGGCACCGGGTTGAAGGGCACCGCCTCGCCGGGCGCGGCCAGGATGTTGCGGGCCACGGCCAGACCCTGTTCTGCGGCGTTGGTCCGGTGCTCGATCCGGGTCGGCTCACCGGTGCGTGGGTGCAGCCAGTTCGCGACGTCTCCGGCCGCCCACACCCCGCTCCCGGCGTACAGCGTGGAGTCGCACTCCACCCCGTTGCCCACCGCGATGCCGCTGCCCTCCAGCCACGTCGTGCCGGGCCGGGCGCCGATGCCGACCAGGACCTCGTCCGCCTCCACCACCCGGCCGTCCGCGAGCCGGACGCCGGTGGCCCGGCCGTTCTCGGCGAGGATCTCCTTGACCAGCATCCCCGCCACAATGCTCACGCCGTGTTCGAGGTGGACCTCCGAGAGCATCCGCCCCAGCTCGGGGCCGAGCGCGTCGGCGAGCGGTACGGCGACATCGGTGACCATGGTGACCTCGGCACCCAACTCCCGGGCCACCGCCGCCGCTTCGGCTCCGACGAAGCCCGATCCCACGATCGCCAGACGGGGCCGCGTGCGCAGTGCCTCACGGAAGGCGAGGGCGTCCTCAAGGGTGCGCAGCACGTGCACTCCGGCCACGCCCTCGGTACCGGGCAGCCGACGAGCCGCCGCGCCGGTGGCCACCACCAGTGCGTCGTAACCGACCCGACTGCCGTCGGCGAGGGCGACCTCACGGTTACGGGTATCCAGGGCCACGGCAGCGACACCGAGCCGCAGATCCAGGTCGAGCGCCTCGATCGCCTCGCCGTCGCGCAGCTGAAGCCGGGCCACGTCCCACTCGCCGGAGAGCAGCTGCTTGGACAGCGGCGGCCGGTCGTAGGGAAGGTGTTTCTCCTCGCCGATCAGCGTCACCTTGCCCGCGTAGCCCGCGCGGCGCAGGCCCTCCACCACGCTCAGGCCGGCCGCGGAGGCGCCGACGACGGCGATCCGCTCCGGGGAGCTCATCCGCGCACCTCGATCGCGGCCGCGGGACAGACGGCGGCCGCCTGGCGCACGTTCTCGTACTCGCTCTCCGGCGGGTTCTCGTCGAGCAGTACGACGATGCCGTCCTCGTCCCGCTGGTCGAAGACCTCCGGGGCGGCGAGCACGCACTGGCCCGCGCCGCAGCACTTGTCGAACTCGATGGAAATTTCCATGGGAATTACCTCCGTCAAGCCCCTTCCAGGGGCGACGCCGTGCAGGAGCCCAAGGCAATGTGGTTGCCTCAGTCACCTAACTAAGTTCAGTTCCGACTGTACTGCTCGCTCGCGAGGTCGGCGATCCACTCCTGAGTGATACAGATCACGGGCCGTGGGGGTTGTGCCTGGCATGTCGTGACACGGTGGAAACAACATGAAGGAGTCGCGGTTCGCGGGTGATGGGGCCGTGGAGGGCGACGCCCGGATGCGATCAGGCGTGGCCGCGCAGGCGGAGCATCAGCAGCGCGAACTCGGCGCGGAGACGGCCGGATTCGCTGTCCAGGCTGAGATTCATGGCAGTCTCGGCGCGGGCGATGCGGGCTGCCATCGAGCTGTGGTGGAGGTGCATCTTGGCGGCTGCGCGGCGCAGTGACCTTTCGCGGCACAGTGCTTCCACCGAGTCGATGACCTCCTGGCCGCGCGGCTGTGCCGCCAGCCGCTCCAGGGCCCGTACGTCCGGCTGGGCATCGATGGCGTGATCGGGGATGTGCTCGGCGAGCAGGGTCAGCACGCCGAGGTTCTCCCAGGACGTCACCCGTCCGCGCCGGGCATCGGTGACGGAGAACCGCAGGGCGATGCGGGCGGCGGCCCAGGAGTCGGCGGCGAGCCGCCCCGGCACCGCGGTCCCGATGCCCAGACGTAGGGGGAAGTCCCCCGCGGGCAGCCGTTCGTCCGGCGTGACCGCGGACAGCACGGCGATGAGAGGGCCCATCCGGGCCCAGTGGGCGGACAGCCCCAGTGCCCTCAGCTCCCGCGCCACCGCTTCGCCGGATTCGGTGTCGGACCCTCCCTCGCTCTCCTCCTTGCCCTTGCCCTTGCCCCCGCCCTCTGCCTCACTCTCGCCACCGTCGGCGTCCTCGACGAAAGCGGCGAAGACCCGGATCGGTCGCGCCGGGTCGAAGCCGAGCAGCACCAGAGCCCGCGCCCGCGCGGTGGGGTCAGCGGCAGAGTCAAGGGCAAGGCGGATCAGGCTCTCAGGGTCGTCGATGCCCGGTACGAAGCGCTCGGCGCGCTCCAGCGCGAGTTCGACGGCGAGCGCGAGCCGTTCCAGCACGGCCTCATCCAGGGGATCCGGAACACCGTCACGCGCCAGCCACACACGGCCCGTTCGACCGCCCGTGCCCGGGCGCCCGAGTGGCGTGACTCCTGTCGAAGCGGGCGGCCCGTCGACCGGACGTGTATCGCCCTCGGGGTCGGGGTCGCACTGTACGCATTCGCCGCTGTCCGGCGCCTCGAACCCGGCCGGGCAACCTGTGAACAGCGCGGCTGCCCGCAGCAGTTCGGGAAGCTGGACCCGGTCCCGGACGAGCGCGTCGAAGTACGCCACCACGTCCAAGACGCTCCTGTCGGCTCCCTGTGCTCGCACGTCATCACCCTAATCGCCCGCCAGGCGGCGGGCCACGGGCGCCAAGTTCCCGCCAGTTCGCGGTCGTGGCGGCCAGGCCCGGCGAACCACCATGAGGGGTGTGCGCGGCGCGTGAGCGAGCCGCTCGGCCACCGCCCGGTGTTTCCCGGCCCGCCCGGAGACTCCCGGCGCGGAGCGCCCCGCGTACGCCCTATTCCTGAGCAGACGGGAGCTCCCCATGACGACCAGCACCCTCCCCCATTTCCCCCAGACCCGCGGCAGCGGCACCGGCTGCCCCTTCTCTCCGCCCGCCGAGTACTCCGACTGGCGTGCCGCGGAGGGCCTGCAGAAGGTGAGCCTGTGGGACGGCAAGACCGCTTGGGCCGTGACGCGGTACGAGGACATCCGGGTCGCCATGAGTGACCCGCGGATCAGCGCCGACTCCGGGAACCCAGGAATGCCCCGGGTCCACGCGGGGCAGCAGGCGGGAACCCCGCTGTCCACGACCTTCATCCGCATGGACGATCCCGAGCACGCGCGGCTGCGCCGGATGGTCACCAAGAACTTCATGGTCAAGCGTGTGGAGGCGCTGCGGCCGCGGATCCAGGAACTGGTGGACGACCTCATCGGGAAGATGACTGCCGGGCCAGGCCCCGCGGACCTGGTCCAGGATTTCGCCCTCCCCGTGCCCTCGCTGGTGATCTCCATGCTGCTGGGAGTGCCGTACGGGGACCACGAGGTCTTCCAGAAGAACAGCGCCACCATGATCAGCCGTGAGGCCACGGCCGAGGAGACCAAGGCTGCCGGAGCGGCGCTCTTCGGCTATCTGCGCCAACTGACCGCCGCGAAGGAGCGCGAGCCCGGTGACGACATCCTCAGCGCCCTGATCGCCGAGCAGGTCACCCAGGGCGAGCTCACCCTCGATGAGGTGGCGAGCATGTCCATGCTGCTGCTCTTCGCCGGACACGAGACGACCGCCAACATGATCGCGCTCGGCACGCTGGTCCTGCTCCGCCATCCCGACCAGCTCGCCCGCGTCCGCGAAACGGACGACCCCAAGGTGATCGCGAACACGGTCGAGGAGCTGCTGCGCTATCTGACCATCCTGGAGAACCCGATCACGCGGGTGGCCAAAGAGGACATCGTTATCGGCGACCAGCTGGTCCGGGCCGGTGAAGGCCTGATCATCAGTCTGCCCGCGGGCAACCGGGACACGGCCTTCCTCGCCGACGCCCCCGACGAATTCGACATCGACCACCGCACCGTGGGCCACCTCGCCTTCGGCTACGGCATCCACCAGTGCATCGGCCAGGCGCTGGCCCGCGTGGAGCTCCAGGTGGCGCTGCCCACGCTGCTGCGCACGCTGCCCGGCCTGCGGCTCGCGGTGCCGTTCGAGGAGGTTCCGTTCCGCAAGGACGCGCTCGTCTACGGCCTCGACCGGCTCCCGGTGGCCTGGTAGGAGCAGGACCAGCGGGCAGCACCGCAGCGTTCAGGCGCATGGCAGATACTGCCATGCGCCTGTTAGCGTCGGGCCAGGAAACGGCGGAAGGAGAGTGGGCGTGCAGACGCGTACGGCACGGGAGGTGAAGGAGGAGAAGGAGCGGACGATGCTGGACGCTTCCAGGGCCGCGGTCCAGCTCTTCATCGACCACGGCACCAGCTCCTTCACCATCAAGGAACTCGCCGCGCACGCCGGCATCTCGGAGCGCTCCTTCTACCGCTATTTCCCGCGCAAGGAGGACGTCGTACGGCCCTTCCTCGCGGCGGGCTCCGAGCGGATCGCCGCGGAGGTGGCCGGACGCCCGTCCGACGAGCCGCTGTCCACCTCTCTGGTGCATGCCTGGTCCGGATCCTGGGCCGCCACCCACGTCGGGCAACTGCGCGCTCTGCACGGGATCCTGCGGGAGTCGGAGGCGTTCCGCGCCCAATGGCTTCAAGTCATCACCGACAGCGAGCTGCTGTGGTCGCGGGTCATCGCCGAGCGGCTGGGTATCGGCCCGCGCTCCTACCGGGCCGCGCTGGCCGGCGCGGTGGTCGCCGCCGCGATCCGGCTGTCGACTCAGGCGTACGACGACACGGATGGCGCCGAAGACCCCACGACGATGTTCGCCACCGCCCTGGAGCTGGTGGGCCCCTCCCTCTTCGCACCGGCGGAACCGGAGGCCTGACTGCAACGCGACGCATTGCAGTCAGGCGCATGCAACGCAACGAGTCGAGCCCGGCGTGGCAGGAACGCCGGGCTCGACTCGTCTGGGGGTGTGGCTCAGACCGCGGCCCAGCCGTTGTCGACCGGCAGGATCACTCCGTTGATGTTGCTCGCGGCGTCGGAGGCCAGGAAGACGATCGCGGCGGCAACCTCGTCGGCCTCGCCCAGCCGGCCGGCGTTGAGCCTGGCGTAGCCGCTGACGGTGCCGGGGCCGAGGGCGGCCGGGTCGACCTTCATCTCGGTGACCAGGTTGGTGGCGACGCCACCGGGTGCGACGGCGTTGACCCGCAGCCCCTTGTCCCGGTACATGACGGCGGTGGACCGGGTGAGGCCGACCAGACCGTGCTTGGAGACGGTGTAGGCGGCGCCGGCCGCGCTGCCGCGCAGGCCCGCCTCGGAGGTGGTGTTGACGATGACACCCCCGTTGCCGGCAAGGAGGTGCGGAAGGGCGGCGCGGGTCATCAGGAACGGCGCGGTGAGGTTGATCCGGATGATCCGCTCCCACTCGGCGTCGCTGACGTCGCCGGCCGCGGACATCGTGTCGTAGACCCCGGCGTTGTTGATCAGGATGTCGATCCCGCCAAAGCCGTCGACGGCGGTGGCGACCGCCCGGTCGACGACGGCCTGGTCGCTCAGGTCGCCCACGCAGGTGAGCGCGGTGGCGCCGCCGTCCTCGATCTGCTGGATCTCCTTGGCGACGGTCTCGGCACGCTGGGCGTCGAGGTCGGCGACGACCACTTGGACGCCTTGGCGGGCGAGAAGGAGAGCGGTGGCGCGGCCGATGCCGGAACCGGCGCCGGTCACGACCGCGCTGCGGCCCGCGAGGGAGGTGGTGAGGCTCATGGTGGTGTACTCCGTTGTACTCGTGGCTGCTGTCGGCCCTGGGGCCCCGGGTGCGGTCCGGGGTCCCAGGGCCCGCCCCGGCCTCCGTGTGCAGTCGGAGACCGGGGTACCTGCGCGGGGTCAGCGCAGGGGCGCGATGGCGACCGTCTTGGGGCGGATGAACTCGGCGATGCCCTGGTAGCCGCCCTCGCGGCCGAACCCGCTCTCGCCCTGCCCGCCGAAGGGGCTCCAGGGCTGGACGACGGCGGCGCCGTTGACGTAGACCGTGCCCGCCTCCAGCCGGTCGGCGACGGCGTGCACGCGGGTGACGTCGCGGGAGTGGATGTACGCGGCAAGACCGAAGTCCGTGCTGTTGGCGATCTCCACCGCCTCCTCGTCGGTCGAGAACCTGCTGACGGAGATGACCGGACCGAACACCTCGTTCTGGGCCAGGCTGCTGCCCGGGTCGACATCGGCGAAGATGGTCGGCTCGACGAAGCTGCCCGCCGCGAGTTCAC harbors:
- a CDS encoding NAD(P)/FAD-dependent oxidoreductase, which codes for MSSPERIAVVGASAAGLSVVEGLRRAGYAGKVTLIGEEKHLPYDRPPLSKQLLSGEWDVARLQLRDGEAIEALDLDLRLGVAAVALDTRNREVALADGSRVGYDALVVATGAAARRLPGTEGVAGVHVLRTLEDALAFREALRTRPRLAIVGSGFVGAEAAAVARELGAEVTMVTDVAVPLADALGPELGRMLSEVHLEHGVSIVAGMLVKEILAENGRATGVRLADGRVVEADEVLVGIGARPGTTWLEGSGIAVGNGVECDSTLYAGSGVWAAGDVANWLHPRTGEPTRIEHRTNAAEQGLAVARNILAAPGEAVPFNPVPYVWSDQYDLKIQIYGRTRGADEVRIVEGTVEDRKLVALYGKDGQVCGVVGVNMPRATRTYRALVAEAAEWDQAPDTALIGRTA
- a CDS encoding SDR family NAD(P)-dependent oxidoreductase → MSLTTSLAGRSAVVTGAGSGIGRATALLLARQGVQVVVADLDAQRAETVAKEIQQIEDGGATALTCVGDLSDQAVVDRAVATAVDGFGGIDILINNAGVYDTMSAAGDVSDAEWERIIRINLTAPFLMTRAALPHLLAGNGGVIVNTTSEAGLRGSAAGAAYTVSKHGLVGLTRSTAVMYRDKGLRVNAVAPGGVATNLVTEMKVDPAALGPGTVSGYARLNAGRLGEADEVAAAIVFLASDAASNINGVILPVDNGWAAV
- a CDS encoding NAD(P)-binding domain-containing protein, with the protein product MTNTQALKAGVVGLGMIGGGVAVSLARSGRVPAVYDIRPDASDKLDGVPAPLASPADVAQASDVVMVAVVNAAQARTVIAGDGGLLSGAHPGLTIVLQSTVALPVVHELAELCAKEEVGFLDCGVTPGDKAAEHGMVAIIGGDQSVVDHARPVLDDWAKKVVHCGPLGAGMATKIARNVVTYGTWRTVTEAAALAAAADVEPARLAEVIDNADPEGRTLLQLLRMRGADGTLPEPIARQIEPLMTKDLDAARDLAATLGVDTPLVDVTRAQAERTLGLDAEPAPSAADEDPLQRGLAMMDKVYGPGFSTNMPEQLDPYTSETVKHLFGDIWNRPDLSVRDRRLLVIGATAALGRADLMQIQVEGALVNQELTTDQLNEVVLHLAFYVGWGNATSAHRGISAAIAAQSTAAQSTAKESR
- a CDS encoding cytochrome P450, whose translation is MTDTVVQQPVTRDPSRPLDPPAEFTQLREDQPILRVRFPNGTSGWLVTRFDEGSQVFNDPRMSAKRDRHDTPEGEEPEDHENMPFDVGFVFMDEPDHGAYRRLLTARFTPKAVQNKLQPYLDKIVDEHLDAIAAGPETFDFVEAMSLPIPCLMICELLGVPYEDRDGFHEATVDMMDMAKTKEERDKGAHWLVSYITHLVADKRESGDTVGILAELINKADGEDSILSERQLIGLGVLLLFAGHDTTAAMMGLSTLTLLTHPEQRQQMLDNPAKVGPAIEELMRYLTIVQFGLGRTALEDLEIGGAQIKKGELVVVAMNAANRDPRAFENPDTLDVDRKMVRHMGFGYGVHACLGQNVARAELRTVLPKLFERFPNLRLATPLEEVPMDFTGTNYGVRKLMVTR
- a CDS encoding cytochrome P450, yielding MTTSTLPHFPQTRGSGTGCPFSPPAEYSDWRAAEGLQKVSLWDGKTAWAVTRYEDIRVAMSDPRISADSGNPGMPRVHAGQQAGTPLSTTFIRMDDPEHARLRRMVTKNFMVKRVEALRPRIQELVDDLIGKMTAGPGPADLVQDFALPVPSLVISMLLGVPYGDHEVFQKNSATMISREATAEETKAAGAALFGYLRQLTAAKEREPGDDILSALIAEQVTQGELTLDEVASMSMLLLFAGHETTANMIALGTLVLLRHPDQLARVRETDDPKVIANTVEELLRYLTILENPITRVAKEDIVIGDQLVRAGEGLIISLPAGNRDTAFLADAPDEFDIDHRTVGHLAFGYGIHQCIGQALARVELQVALPTLLRTLPGLRLAVPFEEVPFRKDALVYGLDRLPVAW
- a CDS encoding PucR family transcriptional regulator, which translates into the protein MRAQGADRSVLDVVAYFDALVRDRVQLPELLRAAALFTGCPAGFEAPDSGECVQCDPDPEGDTRPVDGPPASTGVTPLGRPGTGGRTGRVWLARDGVPDPLDEAVLERLALAVELALERAERFVPGIDDPESLIRLALDSAADPTARARALVLLGFDPARPIRVFAAFVEDADGGESEAEGGGKGKGKEESEGGSDTESGEAVARELRALGLSAHWARMGPLIAVLSAVTPDERLPAGDFPLRLGIGTAVPGRLAADSWAAARIALRFSVTDARRGRVTSWENLGVLTLLAEHIPDHAIDAQPDVRALERLAAQPRGQEVIDSVEALCRERSLRRAAAKMHLHHSSMAARIARAETAMNLSLDSESGRLRAEFALLMLRLRGHA
- a CDS encoding ferredoxin; amino-acid sequence: MEISIEFDKCCGAGQCVLAAPEVFDQRDEDGIVVLLDENPPESEYENVRQAAAVCPAAAIEVRG
- a CDS encoding TetR/AcrR family transcriptional regulator — protein: MQTRTAREVKEEKERTMLDASRAAVQLFIDHGTSSFTIKELAAHAGISERSFYRYFPRKEDVVRPFLAAGSERIAAEVAGRPSDEPLSTSLVHAWSGSWAATHVGQLRALHGILRESEAFRAQWLQVITDSELLWSRVIAERLGIGPRSYRAALAGAVVAAAIRLSTQAYDDTDGAEDPTTMFATALELVGPSLFAPAEPEA